GGTCTGATGGAGGCGCGCAACACCATTGGCGCGGCGGTTGGCGACATGGTGGAAGTCGAGGTGAGCCCGAAGGTCGTGGTGGGCCACTCGTTCCTGGTCTTCATCTTTCCACTGGTTCTCTTCCTTGTGGGCTATGTCCTCGGTCGCTTAACTCCGTGGCCTCGCTTCATCAACGCCGAGGCGCGGGGGATCATCGCTGCCTTTGTCAGCCTCGGTGTGAGTTTTCTCCTGATTCGGGCCTACGACCGGCGCTTTGCGCGTGCAGGCAGGGGCGGACCCGAGGTGGTGAGCTTTGCCGCGCCGCCCTTGCACGATGTATGGACTGCCAACTGAGCCGGGGGTGAAGGTGCAGAAAACGAGCCGACATTATCCCCTTGTGCTGGGGGCTTTGCTCTGCCTGATGCTCGCCCTGCACGACCGCCCGCCACTGACGGCGGAGGATGGCTCGGATCGCGACGTGCTCGTTGTGACTCATCCCGACGGCCTCACTCTCACCTTCTCGCCGCGCGAATGGTCCATGTCGAAAGTGGTAAAAGACCGAAAGGAATACACAGTCATCTCTTTTCGCGATGCCCAGCCGGTGGGCGAGGAGGGAGCACCGCAACTGCCGGCGCGCGCCTTCGTGGTAGGCATTCCGCTCACCGGGGAGGTCACCGCCAGCGTGACAGAGGCGCGCTACGAAGAACTGCCGTGTGGAGAACTACTGCCGCGGCCTTACCTCCGCCGCGACGAGGAAGGGTTGCTACAAGAGCACTTTGCGCCCGACAGTGCTATCTACGCCGCAGCCGAAGTGTGGCCGTCTTCCCCGGTTGTCGTCTCGAATCCGGCTATGGTTCGGCAGCA
This genomic window from Calditrichota bacterium contains:
- a CDS encoding SoxR reducing system RseC family protein yields the protein MRECGQVVAVAGEFAQVKVVRGDKCGECRVCQALGEGSGLMEARNTIGAAVGDMVEVEVSPKVVVGHSFLVFIFPLVLFLVGYVLGRLTPWPRFINAEARGIIAAFVSLGVSFLLIRAYDRRFARAGRGGPEVVSFAAPPLHDVWTAN